The Novosphingobium terrae genome segment TGCGCTCATTGGCGAGGCCACTGGCGACGAGGCCCGCGATGGTCGGCTCGAACAGGCTGGGCGCGGTCGAGAGGAAGATCGCCAGACCATTTTCCACCGTGCCGACCTTCTCGGCCAGCGCATGGAAGTGGCTGGTGTCGTTCGCGTCGAGCGGCTGGTAGAACAAGCGCGTGAGGAAGCTGGGGATGGCGCCCTTGCGATGCTCGGGCAGGAATTTGTCCAGTGCCTGCGCGGCGAACTCACGGAAGGACGTGTCGTCCATCTCGGAGCGCGCGGTGCAGACGATCTGCAACTTGTCGGAGACCAGACGGTCAGCGTGCAGCGCGCAGAGCGAGGGCAGCAGCATCCGCTGCGACAGGTCGCCGGTGGCGCCGAACAGCAGCAGGCGGTCCGCGGTAAAGCTCATGCATCGTCCCTTTGCGAATCGTAGTCGTTCAGCGGGTTGGCCCCGCATGCCGACAGGATGGCGGGCCGCCTTCTATCAGCGCAGGCCCATGCATGCCAGCATGCGGGCACGTATGCACAATGACAAGCCTGCGCGTTGAATACGAATTTTGATGCGTAATGCGGGGCGTTTGCGCAATGCGGTAAGGCGCCGGGCTGTGAAGCGTTTCCTCAGCTTGCGGGATGACGGCGGATGGGCACGGGGATCGAGCAGATGTCGGCGCCGGTGGCGGCGACTTTCAGGAAATCATCATGCCGGTGTGCGCGCAGATCGGCGTAGCGGGCGAAGCTGACGCTTTCGGTGGAGAGAAATTCGAAATGCGGCTGCTGATCGGCGGAGAGTTCGCTGGCGAGGCGCACCGAGAGGATCGGCGTGCGGTCGGCGGCATCCTTGTAGACGCCATTGCCCGGGGCGCGGGGGAGGGATGAGAGGTGTTCGATGCCCTCGATCACCCGGCCCACCACGGCGATGTTGCGATCGAGCTGGCGGGGCGGCTGGCCGATGACGGCATAGAGTTCCGCGCCGGAGCCGGTGTCGGGCGAGAGGTCGCGGGCGACGCCGACCGTGGCGTAGCAATGGGTGGGCCATGTGCGGCCCTGATCCAGACCGACGGGCCAGCCGTGATCAAAGTCGGTGTGTGGGGCAAAGGCGTCGAACAGCCAGCGGGACCGACCGGCAATGGAAACTGTTTGGAGCAGGTTTTCCTGTGTGGGTCCCACAATGGTGTATTGGCTTTCATCCACCTTCGCCAAACCTGCGGGCAGAGGTCTGGCCTTCACCTTGTCCTCATTGTCGCCATCGCCCCATTGCGCGACCCAATTGTCCTGCACGCGATAGACCGAAAGCCCGTCCCACCAATGGGCGGCGGCCAGCTTGCGCAGATTGCCCACCCAGCCTTGCGAGAAAGGCGCAGGGATCAGCTGGATCATGACCTGCCTCGGGTGCCCCCTGGCATCGGGCGCCAGCTCCATCACCAGCAGATCCTGCGGGGCGATGGCGGTCCAGTCGCTGGCCGGAGCTGCCTTGACGACATCGCTGGCGCTCACGGCTTTGGTTGGCGGCGGCGGTGAGGCGGGCGCGGCCTGACCCGGCAGCGCCGGGACCAAGGCGCCCAGCAGGGCAAGAGCGGCAAGCGAAGGGCGGCGGGCTGCGGCGTTGAAAGGCATGGTCTGCACTGTGCCGTCAGGCTCTTTCACAGGCAAGATCGATGAATAAACAAGAAGCGCAGAGGAAGGCTTGCGCTGCCCAAAGACAATCGCTAGGGCGGCGGACCTTACAGGTATGCGGAGCGGTGGCCGAGTGGTCGAAGGCGCTCGCCTGGAAAGTGAGTATACGCCAAAAGCGTATCGAGGGTTCGAATCCCTCCCGCTCCGCCATCTGATTGTTTCAGTCTGATTCATTCAGTCTCAAACGCCCAAAATACAAGGGTTTTGCTAAAAGCCCTGTTGCAGAGGGCACCAACCCAACCCACATAATTGCCTGCTTAGTGTGGGGAAGGATGTGGGTATGGCCTTAACTCAATTGCAAGTTCGGAACGCCAAGGCCGGTAGCCATTCGGATGGGAATGGTCTGCTG includes the following:
- a CDS encoding peptidylprolyl isomerase gives rise to the protein MKEPDGTVQTMPFNAAARRPSLAALALLGALVPALPGQAAPASPPPPTKAVSASDVVKAAPASDWTAIAPQDLLVMELAPDARGHPRQVMIQLIPAPFSQGWVGNLRKLAAAHWWDGLSVYRVQDNWVAQWGDGDNEDKVKARPLPAGLAKVDESQYTIVGPTQENLLQTVSIAGRSRWLFDAFAPHTDFDHGWPVGLDQGRTWPTHCYATVGVARDLSPDTGSGAELYAVIGQPPRQLDRNIAVVGRVIEGIEHLSSLPRAPGNGVYKDAADRTPILSVRLASELSADQQPHFEFLSTESVSFARYADLRAHRHDDFLKVAATGADICSIPVPIRRHPAS